Proteins encoded in a region of the Pangasianodon hypophthalmus isolate fPanHyp1 chromosome 21, fPanHyp1.pri, whole genome shotgun sequence genome:
- the pnhd gene encoding uncharacterized protein pnhd, with protein MDMVLLHVFLLLSLCHQSLTAVLNMHTDPRNLFAERACCRRQSHFIYIGQDILGSPVNVDVGMCRTNCGQARPSSFEAGMQGYASMLDFLRDKKMRTPAASSHELSGFGGNLPSCGMSMTCEPTGLRVDKVMLMDGLREVEIIEDCHCEAKVTRCVRAPSLRTYFFETPYETVIDVGKCVGSKGELEGFSCVPTKFDSALVDTPNKVELIQTVAGCDMKEGCYRIPYVEYHYEITYNEDGLKEEKLKEIDVGRCLGSCTSGNRCLLRSASNSAECLLWAEGQGSACVPQGYESHTFLNQHGQTRTVLAITSCLCQS; from the exons ATGGATATGGTGCTGCTGCACGTGTTCCTGCTTCTCTCTTTGTGTCATCAGAGCT TGACAGCTGTATTGAACATGCACACAGATCCAAGAAATCTGTTTGCAGAGAGAGCTTGTTGCAGACGCCAGAGTCACTTCATCTACATAGGACAAG ATATCTTAGGCAGTCCAGTGAACGTGGATGTAGGCATGTGCCGAACAAACTGCGGCCAAGCACGGCCCTCATCCTTTGAGGCTGGGATGCAAGGCTACGCCTCCATGCTGGACTTCCTGAGAGACAAAAAG ATGCGAACTCCAGCAGCGTCCTCTCACGAGCTCTCGGGCTTTGGAGGAAACCTTCCGTCATGTGGCATGAGCATGACCTGTGAACCCACTGGACTGCGTGTGGACAAAGTGATGCTCATGGACGGCCTGCGTGAGGTGGAAATCATTGAGGACTGCCACTGCGAGGCCAAAGTGACTCGCTGTGTCCGAGCACCCTCTCTCAGAACATACTTCTTTGAAACACCTTACGAGACTGTTATCGATGTGGGCAAGTGCGTAGGATCGAAAGGTGAACTGG AGGGCTTTTCCTGTGTGCCTACCAAGTTTGATTCTGCTCTCGTGGACACTCCGAATAAAGTGGAGCTGATTCAGACGGTGGCCGGCTGCGATATGAAAGAAGGCTGCTACAGAATTCCTTATGTGGAATATCATTACGAGATCACATACAATGAAGACGGGCTCAAGGAAGAAAAACTTAAG GAAATAGATGTGGGGAGATGTTTGGGAAGCTGCACCTCAGGAAACCGCTGTCTTCTCAG GAGTGCCTCTAATTCTGCTGAGTGTCTGCTGTGGGCAGAGGGACAGGGCAGTGCGTGTGTTCCACAAGGGTATGAGAGCCACACGTTTCTCAATCAGCATGGACAAACCCGAACTGTGCTGGCCATCACTTCGTGCCTCTGCCAGTCTTAA